A region of Denticeps clupeoides chromosome 19, fDenClu1.1, whole genome shotgun sequence DNA encodes the following proteins:
- the irs1 gene encoding insulin receptor substrate 1-B yields the protein MASPTAEHGSFSDVRKVGYLRKPKSMHKRFFVLRLAGAGGPSRLEYYENEKKWRHRSVAPRRSIPLESCFNINKRADSKNKFLLALYTRDEYFAVAADSEQEQEAWYRALVDLHNRGKVHPAAAAGEDDYSEVSPGPAFKEVWQVILKAKGLGQAKNLIGIYRLCLTNKTISFVKLNSDAAAVVLQLMNVRRCGHSENFFFIEVGRSAVTGPGEFWMQVEDSVVAQNMHETILEAMKAMSEEFRPRSKSQSSSNCSNPISVPVRRHHHTNLPPSQVGLGRRSRAESVTATSPAGAGRHSHSFRVRASSDGEGTMSRPASVDGSPGSGARTQLRRHRAGGSVRLHPPLNHSRSIPMPSSCSPSAISPVSLSSSCTSGHGSTSEGLFPRRSSTSISGSPSDGGFISSDEYGSSPCDFRSSFHSVTPDSLGHTPPAQEEELNNYITMAKPAGDDGNSSNPHDRPTLLLDEPDAEKCFRKRTHSSGVSPPIVCHQKTPSQSSAASLDEYTVMIPACACNRSVPSLSSSTHSTFASLFPEEVQDGPAVEGQVADGAVGQKDDGYMPMSAGVAPVTSLTTAKVSKNPGLDNGDYMPMSPKSISLPQQIINPLHLSCRNVDSNGYMMMSPSGSCSPDGSARSSYGKIWTNSANAKLSGQSGDGKEPRCSDYMNMSPASCSNTSTPPDCLFNPLDEPLHRAPMYAYFSLPRSFKHAHRRQQHDQSPLRLSLGASGNPYAESSSSSASSDSLGGNGSQNNILQPTFRSTPASEGEVGPTRPVRLSLDIGKASTLPRMRESPFPPEPKSPGEYVNIEFTDKAVSSSLASLMSNNRANVPSSSSEYMNMQLGLGKPPKRPVVTPNPALVSSVVPSCEGLRHDYLSMQFGSTCAPLSRSPASRPNISALSEAPTSSGCVSGGSEGPDFGAVLMGSLSGISAFTLVASSAASIRNPGAKVIRADPQGRRRHSSETFASVSTKGAACPAAASACPAADEVKRHSSASFENVRFRPATQSVSLPTPPAPVPTAHTRKGLNYLDLDLAGWSVPSGMGATSEDVYASINFRVPQENREE from the exons ATGGCGAGCCCGACTGCGGAGCACGGCAGTTTCTCGGACGTGAGGAAGGTGGGCTATTTAAGGAAGCCCAAAAGCATGCACAAGAGGTTCTTCGTCCTGCGGCTGGCCGGCGCCGGTGGCCCGTCCCGCCTGGAGTACTACGAGAACGAGAAGAAGTGGCGACACAGGTCCGTGGCGCCCAGGAGGTCCATCCCCCTGGAGAGCTGCTTCAACATCAACAAGCGCGCCGACTCCAAGAACAAGTTCCTGCTGGCGCTGTACACCAGGGACGAGTACTTCGCCGTGGCGGCCGACAgcgagcaggagcaggaggccTGGTACCGGGCCCTGGTGGACCTCCACAACCGGGGGAAGGTCCACCCCGCCGCTGCGGCGGGCGAGGACGACTACAGCGAGGTCTCGCCAGGACCGGCCTTCAAGGAGGTCTGGCAGGTTATTTTAAAAGCGAAGGGACTGGGCCAGGCAAAGAACCTAATTGGGATTTACCGACTGTGCCTGACGAACAAAACCATCAGCTTCGTGAAGCTGAACTCGGACGCCGCTGCCGTGGTCCTGCAGCTGATGAACGTCCGGCGGTGCGGTCACTCCGAGAACTTCTTTTTTATTGAGGTGGGCAGATCTGCGGTGACCGGACCCGGGGAGTTCTGGATGCAAGTGGAGGACTCTGTGGTGGCGCAGAACATGCACGAGACCATCCTGGAAGCCATGAAGGCCATGAGCGAGGAGTTCAGGCCGCGAAGCAAAAGCCAGTCGTCCTCCAACTGCTCCAACCCGATTTCTGTGCCGGTGCGCAGGCACCACCACACCAACTTGCCCCCGAGTCAGGTCGGACTGGGCCGGCGCTCGCGGGCGGAGAGCGTCACGGCCACCTCGCCCGCCGGTGCCGGGCGGCACAGTCACTCGTTCCGAGTGCGGGCCTCCAGCGATGGAGAGGGCACCATGTCGCGCCCAGCCTCGGTGGATGGCAGCCCGGGCTCCGGCGCCAGGACGCAGCTGCGCCGACACCGCGCCGGAGGTTCTGTCCGACTCCACCCCCCGCTCAACCACAGCCGGTCCATCCCCATGCCGTCTTCCTGTTCCCCCTCGGCCATCAGCCCAGTCAGCCTCTCCTCCAGTTGCACCAGTGGCCATGGCTCCACCTCAGAAGGTCTGTTCCCACGCCGATCTAGCACCTCCATCTCTGGATCGCCAAGCGACGGTGGCTTCATCTCCTCTGATGAGTATGGCTCCAGCCCCTGCGATTTCCGCAGCTCTTTTCACAGTGTGACCCCAGACTCGCTTGGGCACACCCCCCCGGCCCAGGAGGAAGAGCTCAACAATTACATCACCATGGCGAAGCCTGCTGGGGATGATGGGAACAGCAGCAACCCTCACGATAGACCAACGTTGCTTTTGGATGAACCAGACGCTGAAAAATGCTTCAGAAAACGGACTCACTCATCGGGGGTGTCACCACCAATTGTCTGCCACCAGAAGACACCGTCGCAGTCTTCAGCCGCTTCGCTGGACGAGTACACGGTCATGATACCTGCCTGCGCCTGTAATCGCTCTGTGCCGTCCTTGTCTTCCTCGACCCATTCCACATTCGCCAGTTTGTTCCCTGAAGAGGTCCAGGATGGGCCTGCGGTGGAAGGCCAGGTTGCCGATGGGGCCGTAGGCCAGAAAGACGATGGCTACATGCCCATGTCTGCTGGTGTGGCCCCTGTGACCTCATTAACCACAGCAAAGGTCAGTAAAAACCCTGGGCTTGACAACGGAGACTACATGCCCATGAGCCCCAAGAGTATTTCTCTGCCACAGCAGATAATCAACCCGCTACATCTTTCCTGCCGAAACGTCGACTCCAATGGCTACATGATGATGTCACCAAGTGGAAGCTGTTCACCGGATGGTTCTGCCAGAAGCAGCTATGGGAAGATCTGGACAAACAGTGCAAATGCCAAACTTTCAGGCCAGAGTGGTGATGGAAAGGAGCCTCGTTGTAGTGACTACATGAACATGTCTCCAGCTAGCTGCTCCAACACCAGCACGCCCCCTGACTGCCTCTTCAACCCTCTAGACGAGCCCCTGCACAGGGCTCCCATGTACGCCTATTTCTCCCTGCCACGCTCCTTCAAACACGCCCACAGGAGGCAGCAGCATGACCAAAGCCCATTACGGCTGTCACTAGGTGCAAGTGGAAATCCATACGCCGagtcctcctcttcttctgccAGCAGTGACAGCCTTGGAGGCAACGGGAGTCAGAACAACATCCTTCAGCCAACGTTTCGATCTACACCGGCCTCTGAGGGGGAAGTCGGGCCGACGCGGCCCGTGCGCCTGTCCCTTGACATCGGCAAAGCCAGTACCCTGCCTCGCATGCGCGAGAGCCCCTTCCCCCCAGAACCCAAGAGCCCAGGCGAGTACGTCAACATTGAGTTCACCGACAAGGCAGTCTCCTCCAGTCTGGCATCGCTAATGTCCAACAACAGGGCCAACGTTCCCTCCTCGTCCTCAGAATACATGAACATGCAGCTCGGTCTGGGAAAACCTCCCAAGCGTCCAGTGGTCACTCCAAATCCAGCTCTGGTCTCCTCAGTGGTGCCGTCATGCGAGGGACTCCGGCATGACTACCTGAGCATGCAGTTTGGCTCAACCTGCGCACCACTCTCTCGGTCGCCTGCGTCTCGCCCAAACATCTCCGCCCTGTCGGAGGCTCCAACTTCTTCCGGCTGTGTCTCGGGCGGTTCAGAAGGGCCGGACTTTGGTGCCGTTTTGATGGGTTCTCTGTCAGGGATTAGCGCATTCACACTTGTCGCCTCTTCAGCGGCCTCCATCCGGAATCCAGGCGCTAAAGTGATCAGAGCCGACCCTCAGGGCCGCCGACGCCACAGCTCGGAAACATTCGCGTCCGTGTCCACCAAGGGCGCGGCGTGCCCAGCGGCTGCGTCCGCGTGCCCGGCAGCAGATGAGGTGAAGCGCCATAGCTCCGCGTCCTTTGAGAACGTGCGGTTCAGGCCCGCAACCCAGTCAGTTTCCCTGCCCACCCCACCAGCACCCGTCCCGACCGCTCATACCCGGAAAGGACTTAACTACCTTGACCTGGACTTGGCTGGTTGGAGCGTGCCCAGTGGGATGGGAGCAACTTCTGAAGACGTGTATGCCAGCATTAACTTCCGCGTGCCGCAGGAGAACCGCGAAG AGTGA